The nucleotide sequence GGATGCCTGCCATTATGAGGGCCTGGTGAAAGTCCGTATCCGTGGGCGGGTCAAAGAGAAAGTTCCCGGCAATTGCCCAGAGTTCCAGGCCAATATTGCTTTGGTCTAAGGGGATATCGGTGCGGGCTAAGACCATGCGTTGGCGTTCTGCTTGGGGATAGCCCCCCCAGGCCTGGTAGTGGAGATCCGTTAACTGGTTGAGAGCTGCGATAGCTTCTAGGCGAACGAGGGGGTCGAGAAAATCTGTCACCACCACCTCCCAGGTTTTGAAGGCCTGTTCACTCTGGTTGAGAATTTGCTTCAAGGCCTGGGGAAATTGGGCTTCTTCAAGCAGTTCATGATGGCTGGGCATTAGGGGATCTCCTTGGGCATCCAGGTGGAAAAGTCCTGACAAAACTGATCCAACTGCAACAGGGTAATTCTGGAATCCGCTTGGGCCTGGGTACAGGTGGCCACCGTTGTATAACCCCAAGCCGCCAGAAATAGCTGGACTTGATTTAAGCGGGGTTCCCTTTCTACTGATTGCAGGGCCTCGAGCCGATCTTCGACAAACCAGATGGGCAAGGAAACCCTGTCTTGCAATTTGAGGAGAACCTCGACTTTGGTTTGCTGGCAGTCCTTACCATAAATTCCGAGGGAGGGGCAATTCACCTGGGCCTGGGTGAGTAAATATTCCACAAAGCGAGTTTCTTTCGTGGTAATGATGACTAGGGGTAAAGCCAATTTTTCCCAGGCCTGGAGTTGGGCCACCACCCCCGGATAAAACTGATGTAGCCCCAACCAACCTTGCCAGTCCCGCTTAATCCATTCATCCCGGATGCGATCTAGGGTTTGGCCCAAATGCCGCCAGTTTAAATCTTCCTCAGTCAGGATCCGCTGTTTTATCGTGCTCCAGTTTGACTGAATTTCCCGTAGGCGATACCCCTTAATCAGGCCCCGTAAGACTAGCGGCATTTCCCAACCGTGGGTGACAATCGGGCGTAAGGTTTTGAACTGGGCTTCTAACGCTGGGGGAGGAGTCTTGACGGAGGTGGGCCAAATTTGCCGATAGGCCACCCAACTGGCCTGGAAATACTCCCGTAACCCATCACAGATCACCCCATCAAAGTCAAGGGCAAGAGTTCCGGCCTGGCAATTTACAAGATTAGACATTGCTCAAAAGCGAGGGACTGGGGCGGGAGGATTCGAACCCCCGAATGGCGGGACCAAAACCCGCTGCCTTACCGCTTGGCGACACCCCAACTTGTGCGCTTAAACATCCTAGCAAGTCCCCAGAGATTTCGACAAGGACTGATGGAGATTGTTCTCTACTTCACAACCCCGTTGATCCAGGTTTGATTTGGATTGAGAGGGAACGGATCTTCGGATGACATCTTGTCTTAGGATAAATAAGGCCCGTCCTCACACCCAGCCTCAAACAATCTATGAAGTCCTATCTCGCTGCCGCTGTCCAGATGACCAGTTTGCCGGATCTTGCTAAGAATTTAGCCCAAGCTGAGGAACTGATTGAACTAGCGATCCGGCGCGGGGCTGAGTTGGTGGGACTGCCGGAAAACTTTTCATTTTTGGGAGATGATTCCGTCAAAGTTGCTCAAGCGGCGGAAATTGCCAGTCAAACCGAACAATTTCTACGGCGAATGGCCCAACGGTTTCAAATTACTCTCTTGGGGGGGGGCTATCCAGTCCCGACAGCAACGGGCAAAGTTTATAATACGGCCTTATTAGTTGGCCCCAATGGTCAAGAACTGGCCCGCTACCAAAAAGTCCATTTATTTGACGTAGATTTACCCGATGGCAACATCTATCACGAATCTGGAACAGTCTTAGCGGGTTCAACCCTTCCCCCAGTCTATGCTTCACCCACCTTGGGCAATATTGGCTTATCTGTATGCTATGATGTCCGGTTTCCAGAACTCTATCGAGCCTTAGTCAAAGCCGGAGCGAATGTTCTCTTTGTCCCCGCCGCCTTCACCGCCTTTACGGGGAAAGATCATTGGCAAGTCCTCCTCCAGGCCCGCGCCATTGAAAACACCGCTTATGTCCTGGCCCCGGCCCAAACGGGTCAACATTATGCCCGCCGCCAAACCCATGGCCATGCGATGATTGTGGATCCCTGGGGAACCATTCTGGCTGATGCTGGAGACCGGCCGGGGTTAGCAGTGGCGGCGATTGAACCCTTACGTCTGGAACAAGTTCGCCAACAAATGCCCTGTCTCCAACATCGGGTTTTTTAGAGCCTTTTATTGATTAACCGCTTGGAAGGCAATAACCTGGATGATAATGTAAATCACCGAGATTGCTAAACCACTGCCAAAGGCAATCCAGCTCCAGAGTTTAGCCTTTTCGGAGGCTGCAATTGCGCCTGTGCGATCCCCGGCAGCCAGTTTGGTGTTGACTTGGGAAGCATAGACAATGGCCACAATGCCAAAGGGAATACAGCAGCAAACAGTGGATAAAATTGCAGGGACTAAGTAGTTGGGGACGGATTGATCGGCGGTCATAAAAATTCCTTCAGTTGAACTTACCGGATTCCCATTGGGTATATCGCCACAGCAGCAATAGGAATTCGCCTCTCAATGTACTCCAGAGATAGGCGTAGTCTGAAAAATGCAGCGAAATTTAACCTTATGGCTGGATCAATTGAAAAGCCCGCTCTAACTTATTCATCCTGATGGGGAAAGTTGCCGGGAGGGGAGAGGGGCATCACATCGGGGTGAGCCATGCGGCCGGGCAGGGGTTGGCGATTTTGTTGCAGGCCTTGAATCACTTCCCCTAAGGCTAATCCCTCGGGTAAACGGGGCCGGACTTCTCTCACCTTATGCCAAACGGAGCGCGACATCATCAGCGTATTGCCCGTTCGACTCGCCCCAACCTGTTCAAAAAAGGCCTCCCGCTCTGGTTGGTAATCGGTAGAAGTCAAATACAGGGGACTCGTGGGCCAGGCCTGGGTGAGACGAGAAATTTGCGAAAGCAACTCCGGATAAAGCCAGGTATAGGCCGGATGCACCGTGATCTGGGCCTGGTGGGCGTGATTGCCGTGGCGGGCGAGTTCGACAGCATAATACCCAATGGCGGCTTTGCGTTGCGGTTCAAAAACATAGCCTTGCTGGGTTTGAGTGGTTCCCCAGAGGTTTTGCAGACTACTGGCTAAAAACTGCCCTATCCCCGCTCTGAAGTCGCAAATATGCCGATCAAAGACTTGTCGAACTAGGGCTGGCATGGCCGCTGTATCCAGTTGGCAGAGCAGGGCCGCATCGGCATTAGTGGCGGGGAGAAGATTGGGCAAATCCGGTTCATGGGTGGCGAGGCTGGCTAACTGCTCCGGGGTGATTGTCCAGTAGGTGAGTTGGGCTAGGGGTTGAAAACCGTTATGGCGATACAGGCCCAGGCCATCACTGTCACTAGCACTCACCTCCAACAACCAGGTGCGAGCTTCCCAAACCTTGGTAAAGCAATGGCGTAATAGCTGTGTCCCAATCTCTTGATTGCCGAATTCTGTCCCACCGGCCTGGGCCACTAACTGATCCACCTGCCAGGTTGTCCGATTTTTGTTAAATGGGGACACCTGAATGGCCCCCAAGACCTGATCCCCTTTTTCTGCGACATAAACCCGCAATGGTTGGGGGAGGTGATGGGGCATAAAACTAATCAGTTTTAGGGGGGCGTACCAATGCTGTAAAAACTGGCGATCTCGATTCAGGCCTGGGAGCGTTGTCTGGGCCTGGGCGAACATTTCCAGGACAGTATCGAGGTCGCGATAGGCCAAGGGACGTAAATTGATTTCAGCGGATAGAGACATCTGGCGTAACACTGCTCCTGGCCATCACTACCCACTATCTTAAAGGGAATTTTTCAGCACTAGACAAATCCCCCTCCCGCCCACCTCAGTTGCCACCAGGCCAATGATACTGATCTTGTAAAACATACTCATAACGACTATGATTAAGTTGAAAATGATGAAATCACTGCTCGTCATATCTCGTCATAATTAGGAGTCTTGAGATCATGCGAATTCTAGATATTCCCCTCACTGCAATCCGCCGCCCGCTCCTGCGCCAAAATGATTCTGACAAGGTCGCAGCCTTAATGCAGTCCATTGCAGATATTGGCCAACAGGAGCCAATTGATGTCCTAGAAGTTGATGGGCAATATTATGGATTTTCCGGCTGCCATCGCTATGAGGCCTGTCAACGTTTGGGGCAATCCACCATTCGCTGTAAAGTAAGGCGAGCTTCGCCAGCGATCTTGAAGTTACATCTGGCTTAAGCGTTCTAAATCCTCAGAGTTGCTGTCCCAGGCCTGGGCGCGGTAGATTACCTATAAGGATTCGGTTCGGCAAACTCTGACTCAACAGGTCAATTCCCCATGCCTCGCTCTCAGCGTAACGATAATTTCATTGACAAAACCTTTACAGTCATGGCGGATATCCTTCTTAAGGTTCTGCCGACTAACCGCCAATCGAAGGCTGCCTTCGCCTACTACCGCGATGGGATGTCCGCCCAAGGGGATGGTGAATATGCTGAGGCCCTGGAAAACTATGAAGAAGCCCTCAAGCTAGAGCAGGATCCCTACGACCGGAGTTTTATTCTCTATAATGTTGGGCTGATCCATGCCAGTAATGGGGATCACAATAAAGCCCTTGACTATTATCACCAGGCTTTGGATTTAAACCCCCGGATGCCCCAGGCCCTGAACAATGTGGCGGTGATTCTCCACTACTTAGGAACCCAGTCCGAAGAAGCTGAAGATTTGGAAACCGCTGAGCAATACTATGATAAAGCAGCTGAATATTGGAAACGGGCCATTCAACAGGCTCCCAACAACTATATCGAAGCGCAAAATTGGCTGAAAACCACGGGCCGCTCCACTGCTGATGTGTTTTTCTAGGGTTGAGGCAAGATTGTCATGCTAACGGATGCAGATGTGAAAAAAGTCGCCCACTTGGCCCGCTTGGACTTGGCCGACTCCGAAATTGCCACCCTGACGACCCAACTCAGTGCCATCCTTGACTATGTCCAACAACTGGATGAACTAGAGGTCAGCAACATTGCTCCCACCACCCGGGCCATTGAAGTGAGTAATGTGACCCGCGTTGATCAACTCAATCCTTTCCCTAACCGGCCTGGCCTGTTGGCAATTGCTCCAGAAGCTGAAGATGAATTTTTTCGGGTTCCCAAAATCCTTGCCGATGCCGAATAGCAAGCTGGAGGCCGATCACCGGATCAACGGCTCAATCCCCCCCAGGGATCAGGAGGGATTACGAATCGGGCCATTGTAGTCAATCGTAATCTGGGAGCCATCCAAGGCAACTGTAATCACACTTTCAATGGTCGGTTGAGCATTGGGGCTCCCACCTAAGAAGCTAAATGTCACGGTTCCGTTATCATTCAACACATATTTGGCCCGATCTAAGCTAAACATGGACATATCCGGCCGATAGACCGATAACCCACCATTGGCTTTAACGCCGGCTT is from Synechococcus sp. PCC 6312 and encodes:
- a CDS encoding photosystem I assembly protein Ycf3, with translation MPRSQRNDNFIDKTFTVMADILLKVLPTNRQSKAAFAYYRDGMSAQGDGEYAEALENYEEALKLEQDPYDRSFILYNVGLIHASNGDHNKALDYYHQALDLNPRMPQALNNVAVILHYLGTQSEEAEDLETAEQYYDKAAEYWKRAIQQAPNNYIEAQNWLKTTGRSTADVFF
- a CDS encoding HAD family hydrolase — protein: MSNLVNCQAGTLALDFDGVICDGLREYFQASWVAYRQIWPTSVKTPPPALEAQFKTLRPIVTHGWEMPLVLRGLIKGYRLREIQSNWSTIKQRILTEEDLNWRHLGQTLDRIRDEWIKRDWQGWLGLHQFYPGVVAQLQAWEKLALPLVIITTKETRFVEYLLTQAQVNCPSLGIYGKDCQQTKVEVLLKLQDRVSLPIWFVEDRLEALQSVEREPRLNQVQLFLAAWGYTTVATCTQAQADSRITLLQLDQFCQDFSTWMPKEIP
- a CDS encoding sulfiredoxin, producing the protein MRILDIPLTAIRRPLLRQNDSDKVAALMQSIADIGQQEPIDVLEVDGQYYGFSGCHRYEACQRLGQSTIRCKVRRASPAILKLHLA
- a CDS encoding carbon-nitrogen hydrolase family protein, giving the protein MKSYLAAAVQMTSLPDLAKNLAQAEELIELAIRRGAELVGLPENFSFLGDDSVKVAQAAEIASQTEQFLRRMAQRFQITLLGGGYPVPTATGKVYNTALLVGPNGQELARYQKVHLFDVDLPDGNIYHESGTVLAGSTLPPVYASPTLGNIGLSVCYDVRFPELYRALVKAGANVLFVPAAFTAFTGKDHWQVLLQARAIENTAYVLAPAQTGQHYARRQTHGHAMIVDPWGTILADAGDRPGLAVAAIEPLRLEQVRQQMPCLQHRVF
- a CDS encoding GNAT family N-acetyltransferase produces the protein MSLSAEINLRPLAYRDLDTVLEMFAQAQTTLPGLNRDRQFLQHWYAPLKLISFMPHHLPQPLRVYVAEKGDQVLGAIQVSPFNKNRTTWQVDQLVAQAGGTEFGNQEIGTQLLRHCFTKVWEARTWLLEVSASDSDGLGLYRHNGFQPLAQLTYWTITPEQLASLATHEPDLPNLLPATNADAALLCQLDTAAMPALVRQVFDRHICDFRAGIGQFLASSLQNLWGTTQTQQGYVFEPQRKAAIGYYAVELARHGNHAHQAQITVHPAYTWLYPELLSQISRLTQAWPTSPLYLTSTDYQPEREAFFEQVGASRTGNTLMMSRSVWHKVREVRPRLPEGLALGEVIQGLQQNRQPLPGRMAHPDVMPLSPPGNFPHQDE
- a CDS encoding CD225/dispanin family protein; translated protein: MTADQSVPNYLVPAILSTVCCCIPFGIVAIVYASQVNTKLAAGDRTGAIAASEKAKLWSWIAFGSGLAISVIYIIIQVIAFQAVNQ
- the gatC gene encoding Asp-tRNA(Asn)/Glu-tRNA(Gln) amidotransferase subunit GatC, coding for MVMLTDADVKKVAHLARLDLADSEIATLTTQLSAILDYVQQLDELEVSNIAPTTRAIEVSNVTRVDQLNPFPNRPGLLAIAPEAEDEFFRVPKILADAE